The Aedes albopictus strain Foshan chromosome 2, AalbF5, whole genome shotgun sequence region aataggctcgtgttcatggcgatggcacaaatttcccgtatggaggagaacgtgcctctagagccgacctactgatacctgatacccactTCATGCAATTACATTAGTGGTATAATAACACTTAACGCGcttggcatagttccatcatgccgctcaaataatgcttagtttgcaaaacccggttatccggctggtggggcatgggagcctaagcttcaactgttaatgcaatcacaGACTACTCacacttagacgtgggcgatcctgtatatgaagggttatccaaaatgctctggagaattcccaaagcgcattcttataagggaagattcatttattacgtccatcgtttttcgggatttctagactcccctcccccctctgtcacgctattttcctatacctaatacacgtactgtcacactttcttagacccccccccctccccccaaaatgttgggCGTAATTTTTTAACGTTCCCTAATGATAGTAAGCCTAAGataccattaacaggaggaaaatgacaagatagaataacattatatggtttatgtaatgtaaaacaatacaacataacaaaagagaaccattccaaaaccatgattaaatttataaccagtagtaaaaatacaattaaaaacaatatatttaccgtacattttattgtttgaaaccatacgtgtatcatacaatgtacggtatatttaaacccacgtttCAGTATTTACAACAATgcatttggggctgtccataaaccacgtggtcatttttttgggacttttcaaccccccccccctcccgcgtggtcatttgttcatacaaaatttttaatttgtccatacaaaatcgtcattggccgaacccccccccccccctctatgaccacgtggtttatggacagcccctttacaataaaatgtatgtatGTCTGGACACTacaaatatatatggagaaaaatattttttttatattgttacgatacataacaacccgtatagtatattgtaaaaatcttatttacaattcactgtatggtgtctacatcttattgtttttgtatttttatttttacagtggtgtctattgtaaaaatatggttctaaatagtactgttacaatacaacgttcggtttttctactgtattttttattcgggttgccACTCagatattggaatagtttggagtcatccCAATTAATTATTAATAATGATAGCTGAAtagcagcttattcagccaaaatttaaaAATCAAGCTTCAGGGCAGTCTATTCATCTTTTATACAACATGCATTGACtaaccactgccgactcagctatcacatagcGAATATTCAGCATGCTGATTCATTGCAGCTTTACATTGAGCATACATAATTGTGAATCCAATTATAAAACTTTGTATCATTTGAAATGTAACTGTCTAGTTTTTGcgtaactgcgtttccgagtactcggtaaaaacttattaagtgaaactgactttaaGAACCTGAATTTTCAGGACGTTTTGTTGTTCTTGAcgcgctgtggtaaagagctgtaGGGTCTCTTTACGCTTTATTCGTTATTAAAGTGCGCttatcagggcgctgtttgaacccattgtggtacgcttatgcgggTATGaaaatcctattcccttaccagtCCTTTTCGCTGTCCCATCATTTTTTCCTTTCCTTCTCCCTCAGATAAATTATGAACAGGCCAATATGTCAACGTCCagaacgtgcttctggagccgatctactgataCCTGTCGTCCTTGATATACTCAAATGATTGGAGGACATTTCTGCTCATTTGTACTGTCAGAAACTGCTGCAAGGCTTTGACGGAGAAATTTGATACATTCTCCTTTTTTGTGGCTCTACGCTTCCAATGgaactcttcaacttagtgttccttgagcactttcacagttattaattgaagggcttcctttgctagccattgcatgaattggcatattgtgaggcaagtcaaaagatacacaatgcccagggaagccgagaaaagttcccgacccgaacgggaatcgaacccgccgtctccaaatTGACGATCCATACCcatatccactaggctaactggagatcccttcAGCAGCAACCAATGTGCGTAATATTATCAACTTACGAAGTTAATAGAACCAACAAGTACTAAACATTTCCACCGGGTGTTTAATACATTTGTCCATAACAGAAAACCAACATACATCACACAATCGTTCCTGTTCATGCTTACTACAGATTAGCTCCCATCAGATTGACCACCCGGTTTTTGTAGCGCTTGGAGATATCCTTCTCTATTTGACCTTGCAGCGTCTTGGTCTGTTCGATGACCTTGGCCAGCGTGGGTTTGAGATCGACGCCCTGCTGACGGAAGGCAATCGTTTTCTCCTTCATGAGTTTTGCTGTATCTTTCATTTTATCAATGGCCagcagcttctgcttcagcttcgaTGTAAGAATGTCGACGTATTTTGCTGAATGTTTTATTCTGTGCAAGTGCTGGATCAGCTGGCTGTTGATTTGACTGTAAACGACATCGACCTGGGACAACATTTGCGTCAGGCTTTTGGTGTCATGATCCGGAAAGTTGTCCATCATGGTCAGAGACAGGATCTGAACCTTATCGGCGGTGCTCAGTTCGTACAGTCTCATTTTCAGGAATGCTTCAAGCTCTAAGAGCTCGTTGATAAATTTTTCCCTGTAAACCGGCGAGTCGCAAACGGTATATGCCTCGTCACCCTTGGCCACTCCGCCAGCATTGCCGTCACCTTCCACGACGATTCCACTCTCCTCCAAGGAAATGTTGAAATCTATTTCATTTCCATCCTGGGCAGCTCCTTCTTCCGGTGCTCCCCAGTCAATGTCACCCACTTCCAGATTGATTTCAGCATTATCGACGGCACCAAAATCGATCTGCCCGGCATCTCCAAAATCAATGGCCTCTCCACCAGCATCTCCAAAGTCGATTTCTCCGGCTGGTGCTTGCTCTTTTTCCTTCAGTTCGAACTTTACCGGTGGCTCTTCAATAGACAACGGTGGTTCCGAATACAAAAACTCATATACTGTCGTATTGCCGGAGGAAGCCACATGCCGCAGAATCGGCAAGCACCCTTCGTTCCCCAGGAAGGCACTGTACAGCTCGATGGCCTTCTTCAGCGCCGAAACCGTACCGGCAATGTCGTTCAACATCTTCGGTAGTTCGCCCACTTTCACCACCAGTTCCTGGCGAATATTGTCACCGGCAATTCCCAGCTGCTTGCATAACGTGTGATACTCCCCTAGGACCACATTCTCCGAACGCTTCAGGTCTTCTATCTTCTTTTCCGCTTCCTCGGCCAGCTGTTCAAAGTTCTTGATCTGCTTACGAATCCCCGGAACTTCGTAGTTTATGTTGCGGACCAATATCTGGGCGGCTTCCGCTAGGTACAAGCTATCCTTCTCATACAACCTCAAGATTTCCTGCCAATCCTTCATCCGTTGGCTACCGTACCGACCAAATACGTTCTTGGTATCGGCCTCGGTCATTTTTAGGATGTCGATGATCTGCTGGCAGTGGAAGTAATTTATGTCTAAAATACAGAGAAAGGAACATGAAAAACTATACAAGCAGAAAATACTGGTAGAAAGAACCTACGAGCTCCCTTCAGCAGCTGAACCAGCCCATCATGGGCTGGCATGTCGGTCAGCGCGGAGCTGATCTTGCTGCGGACGTCGCGAACATTCAGGTGCCAATTTTTGTTCACAATCCGACGTGAGACCAGCCAGTCCTGCAGCTTGCCGGCGTGGATGTCGATCGGGATGTCCGCTTCCTGAATATTAACCAGGTAATATTGTTAGCAAATATAATTGGTTTTTTACGAAAATTACAACTTACGTTCATTTTATCAATCGATAATAAATTTTTACGTGTTTTACAGGAAAGTGAAGGGcagaaaccaaaataaaaataatcatcCACGTatccgattttttttgtttggacgattttgacagttgccgCAGTGTTGCCATCTAGAAGAAAAAGAACGTAATGATACGATTAATAAAAATTATCGAAATTTTACACGAaactactcaaaagtgagttctttccacccaacaacGTGAGGAATGGTTTATTTGGTTTATTGGTTTATTTTCAGCgcgtattttttttaacaaattttgttttgtttaccacTTCGCACAAACATAAACAAAAAGTGCAGATTAGGAGCGCAATCTCCGCCAACAATGTTTTTTCGATAATTTGTTTTGTATATTCCGCTGATTTGAGGGTAAGGTCAGAATTTATATAAGCAATCCCATTATTTTAATATAATCAATCCATAATCATCCCAACCCGCGTAGAAATGTCCACGGGCAAAAACATCTGGCAAGCCGCGGCCACCGGGGATCTGATTGCTCTCCAGCAAtgccttctgaagaaatccagtaAAAATCGTCTCATCAAGGTCGGACACTTTCGAGACAATCACAACTGGACCGTGCTGCATCATGCGGTGGCCAGCGGAAATGCGGAATGTGTCGAACTGTTGCTCTCCAAAACGGACATCGACGCTGGGGCACGGTGTTACGAGGGACGTACGGTTCTGTTTCTGGCCTGCATGAAGGGGGTGCCGATCGAGATTAGTGAGATGCTACTGGCGAAGGAAGGCATTCTGGTCAATGTTTCTAACAATGAATTCGTAAGTCCGTTGCACATAGCCGTGGAAAAGGGAAACTTAGGCCTGGTGGAGCTACTGGTTGAAAATGGGGCGAACGTGAATGCCCCGGATTTCGCCGGCGAAACGCCACTACACACGGCACTGGAATATGGCACCGTGGAGATTCTGATACATTTACTATATGTTGGCCATGCGGATGCAAATGTCCGATCGGAAAACGATATCGATGCACTGGAGATGCTGGCCGCGCGGGGGAACTACGACCTCAGGACCAAAGTTGCTTGTTTTAAGCTTTTGTTCAATTACATGCACCGGACGCACGAGTTTAGACAGAAATACCGAATGGAGGACATTTACGCTGTGGCACTCCTTAGCTATCGGTCGACGTCGCTCATTCCTTATTTCGTGGATGTCGCGTTGCTGTGGGAAACCAACCCCGATAAACGTCGGTTAGCGCGGGAACTGCTAGAAGGACCGCGAGATCAGTACCAGACCAACAGTACCCGATCGGTGGTGAATAAGAATCTGTACCACTTTCTGGCCCTACTCTTGTCGGACGATGAAGGCATTCGACGTCTACAGGATGATTTCATGAACTACGAGGTTATCTACAGCCATTCGTTGATACAGAATGAACTGGTTGCTCTCAGTGTGGCGGCAATCCGCGAGGACGATAACGAGAAAAAGATTCGCATGCTGCTTGAGTATCTCGATTTCGTCAAACACTTGGTTTATTTCTTCTCCGACCATCTCGCCGAAACGCTGGACATGATCAAGAACGTCCTCATGAACGACGAAGCAGACCAGAACGAACCGATGACCCCCGCGGAACTAATCCGGTACGAGAAGATCGTCGGCAAAATAATCGAAATCACCTCGGCGGATGCGGATACGGTGCTTCTCACGATGACCTGTTCGGCCAGCGATTTGCATTTGCAGGCCAAATTTTTCCATCCGGTAGTTGGGTTTTGCACGGACGTGTTCATGGACGAACGGTGGCTTGGCGGCGGAAATTTGGATAAGGTCATGTACATGAAACTCCTGCACAAGCATGGCACATTGCGGCTGGTTCAGCAGACGGACAGCGGTGGCGCCGGCTTCCGCTTCGAAGAGTTTTCTCTGCTGCGGCAGGCAAGGGATGCGGTGCGCAAAGTGATTCTCAGTACCATCGACGAGGACGAGAAAAAACGGGACCTGATGTTTGTGCAGCGGTTGAATTCGTTGGACGTTCCGCGGGATTTGATTCGGTACTTGCGTTATATGTGAGAGATCCGGTTTATGTTAATTTGTTTTCTTATAATGTATGTTAGTAAAAATAATTGAATCGTATAATACTTGTTTCATTTACATAGGGAGCAAAACACGAAATGTGTACATATCCTAACTGACAACAATTTCAGAGGACTCCCGAGATTACGACTGGGTTGCCACCTTGAGTTTGCCTTAAGACCAAGACCCGAACCCGTAAGCATTATATTCTGTTGTAATGCGGGATGCAAACTTAGGTTCATTGACGTTCGTCCATTAAGTCTGGCTGAAAGAACATTTTCTAATTTTGAGTGTGATTGCGAGCAGAATGCAAACAGCTTTGAACCACACGATTAAATGGTGTATGTCTGAAAAAAACAAACATCATTCCGTTTACTAAAcgaaaaaaattcaatatttccaatattcatatgaaagggataccttcatggcctcagtttcgtcacctcgctgagtgtgttccatcaaagacgaactCTGAAAGGGGCCTGGGGTCCAATGAACCCCAGGTataccttttagggttaatgacaCTTTCATCAGAAGTAAAATATTTGGGAGTTATTTTGGATAGTAAATTAAACTAGAATTCACACTTAAGACCCAGAATTAATTACATATGCCTCTTTGGTGTGATGGCCAATAACTAAGGAAAAATGTGCGTTTTTAAAAAGACTCGCTGCTATATCAACAACAGGTGCAATGCGTAGCACTCCTACAAACGCATTAGATGCTATGCTAAATATTCTCCTGTTACATCAATATGTCCAGCTGGAAGCCGAAAAAGCCGCAATACGGCTTAAGCGTAACAAGGTTATATATGATGGTGACATCAAAGGACATTTGAGTGTTCTAAAAGAAATTCAAGTCAATCCATTAGTTACAGTCAAtaatgactggatggaaacgcaATTCAATTTCAAACgtatgtacacagcaaaaaaagttgttgaatattacatcgaaatcgctgcaaccaggtcgttacatcggttgattaatattacacagcccgatgtactcGACGGCTGTTGATGTAATAAATAGATCCGATGTAATTCTTGCGATGTAATTTATTCGACGTAAACGGTACGATGTAATCCTTGCAATGTACCTAAGTAAATGATGTAAACGCTTGTCAATTTTCCAGAATGGATGATTAAATTGAATTTCATCTTATTCCGACGAAAAAAATTGTGTAGCTAAAAAACAACTAGGTTTTCTGAGATACACGAAACTTAAGTCGAAATAGGATCAAATACAATTTAAACAGCCATTCAGGAGGAAATCAGAAAAAAGTATATTCTACAGGGAAATTTTATTAgtattgtagatttttttttataaaatttaatttaCTTATAAGAATGATTATTATATAATAATTCAAATCGGTTCTGCGGGCACAAAGTAGCTGGGGCAACCATTCTGACGGTAGCGGTGAATAAAGTACCGCTTGAAGACAGCGGCGTTGTCATTCTGAAATATACAAATATTCATTAATAATCATTAACATCAATAATTGTTTGATAAAATTCAGATTAAATAGCTAATTTTATAGAAATTAGACAAAGCAAGAGTAAGATGTGTAATTTTGGTGCCTGTTTTACTGTTTTGCTAAGAAGTCAATCGTGCCAGTAGTTACTCAATATGCTCAAAcaccattaaattaggcaaggaatcataataccgacatttttgtgccatttcattgcagaaatggagaatttaccttcccaccatactaaaatttagctcattactacaaatctagtgcttCACCGCTTGGTCTTATTTTTCCAGGTGCTCTTCGCTGATTCATCCAATAATTCCAAGGTTATTCCTTCCTCGGATATTtatgcaggagtttctccaggaatttctgtaggagttcttcggcaagacgagttcctcgggaattcttccaggagttcctcgggcattcctccaagagctcctcaggaattcgtggagcctcgtggccgtgcggttagcgtcaccaagcgtataaacgtaccatgccatggggtgagggttcgattaccgctccgagtgatgaaacttttcgcaagaaatgtctcttcacgtatccactggtgctcgtaatatgtgtcatgtcctttgtctagtgttagGTTTCGTTCAGTTTGTACAGCctcggctgaagacggtgtccatgCCCGTGTCCGAGAATTAATCCTGGAGTTCTAAGGTTATtcctctcctggaggaattcgcgaggaacttctggagaaattcccgagcaactcctggaggaatttccaagaaacctttggaggaattcccgagggactcaTGGATGAACACTCAGGGAACCTATGAAGGAATAACCAAGAAACTACTGGGCAATttctgaggatttcctggaggaattctcgatgagtttctgaagatattctccaggaagttctggaggattttttgagggactcgtggacgaattcctggaggaatttagaggaatacaggagaaattctcgaggaaaatcaggaggaatttctgtcgaACTCCAGGAGATAAATTCTTGGTAAATCCTGGATTAATCCTCGAGGAAACTCTTGAGAAATaccccgaggaactcccggacaaGTTTCCagagaactcgtggaggaatttccgaggaacttcaggagaagttctaaaggaacttctggagatattcccaaaGAGCATCTGCAGATATatccgaggaactcgtggagaaattcccgtgtAACTCCTGAATTTccaagaaacccttggaggaatttcccaggaatacccgaaggaatccccgagaagctcctgtagcaattcccggggaactcctggaggagtttctgaggagctccaggaggaatttccgaagaacttctggagatattccagtagaactcctgcagataattccggggaactcctggaaaaattctcgaggaatttctgaagatattcccgagaaacttctggagaaacttctgagcaattcccggagggattcaaaggaataccagaagaaattcccgaggaactcctggaggaattcccgatgaactcctcgaggattttccgaggaacttctggaggaattttaggggaactcttggaggaatttccaaagaacccctggagaaatattcccGGTAACCACTAGATTGATCctcaagaaaattcttgagaaatttctgaggaattcccggagaaattttcaagcaactcctggaggaattttcgagaaactccaggaggaattttcaaggaactggAAGATATCTCCGAAGaacttttgtagatatttctgaggaactcttggaagaatttctgaaggcattcccgaggaacttctgaaggaacttccttGGGAACTTCAGTGGAACTTGGGGAGGAATTCCcgtgtaacttctggaggaactccggtggaactactggaggaattcccgaggaactcttataggaattcccgaggaactcctataggaattcccgaggaactcctagaggaattcccaaggaactcctagaggaattcccatgaaactcctggaggaatttcaaaagaactcctggaggattttcaagaaactcatagagaaaaaattccgggaattcctggatgaatcctcgacggaaatcttgagaaattcctgaggaactccggtAGAAAGTttacaaggaactcctgaagaaattccggaggaattcctggtagaatttccaagaaactcctgaagatatttctggagaactcctggaggtattccgaggaaattctgatggaatttctgaggaactccaggatgaattccagaagaacgccaggagaaattcgcgaggaactcctggacgaattcccgacgaactcctgatagaattaacgaggagttcttaaaagaatt contains the following coding sequences:
- the LOC109419099 gene encoding poly [ADP-ribose] polymerase tankyrase; translation: MSTGKNIWQAAATGDLIALQQCLLKKSSKNRLIKVGHFRDNHNWTVLHHAVASGNAECVELLLSKTDIDAGARCYEGRTVLFLACMKGVPIEISEMLLAKEGILVNVSNNEFVSPLHIAVEKGNLGLVELLVENGANVNAPDFAGETPLHTALEYGTVEILIHLLYVGHADANVRSENDIDALEMLAARGNYDLRTKVACFKLLFNYMHRTHEFRQKYRMEDIYAVALLSYRSTSLIPYFVDVALLWETNPDKRRLARELLEGPRDQYQTNSTRSVVNKNLYHFLALLLSDDEGIRRLQDDFMNYEVIYSHSLIQNELVALSVAAIREDDNEKKIRMLLEYLDFVKHLVYFFSDHLAETLDMIKNVLMNDEADQNEPMTPAELIRYEKIVGKIIEITSADADTVLLTMTCSASDLHLQAKFFHPVVGFCTDVFMDERWLGGGNLDKVMYMKLLHKHGTLRLVQQTDSGGAGFRFEEFSLLRQARDAVRKVILSTIDEDEKKRDLMFVQRLNSLDVPRDLIRYLRYM
- the LOC109409325 gene encoding CDK5RAP3-like protein; this encodes MNEADIPIDIHAGKLQDWLVSRRIVNKNWHLNVRDVRSKISSALTDMPAHDGLVQLLKGAHINYFHCQQIIDILKMTEADTKNVFGRYGSQRMKDWQEILRLYEKDSLYLAEAAQILVRNINYEVPGIRKQIKNFEQLAEEAEKKIEDLKRSENVVLGEYHTLCKQLGIAGDNIRQELVVKVGELPKMLNDIAGTVSALKKAIELYSAFLGNEGCLPILRHVASSGNTTVYEFLYSEPPLSIEEPPVKFELKEKEQAPAGEIDFGDAGGEAIDFGDAGQIDFGAVDNAEINLEVGDIDWGAPEEGAAQDGNEIDFNISLEESGIVVEGDGNAGGVAKGDEAYTVCDSPVYREKFINELLELEAFLKMRLYELSTADKVQILSLTMMDNFPDHDTKSLTQMLSQVDVVYSQINSQLIQHLHRIKHSAKYVDILTSKLKQKLLAIDKMKDTAKLMKEKTIAFRQQGVDLKPTLAKVIEQTKTLQGQIEKDISKRYKNRVVNLMGANL